The following coding sequences lie in one Catharus ustulatus isolate bCatUst1 chromosome 5, bCatUst1.pri.v2, whole genome shotgun sequence genomic window:
- the NPY5R gene encoding neuropeptide Y receptor type 5 produces MDLGFKDRNNRTHTKNTSAATKNFSAWEDYRSSVDDMQYFLIGLYTLISLAGFVGNLLILTALLKCKQKTVINILIGNLAFSDILVVLFCSPFTLTSVLLDQWMFGTVMCHVMPFLQCASVLVSTLMLISIAAVRYRMIKYPLSSNLTAKQGYFLIVIIWAFGFTICSPLPVFHKTVDLSKTLNLEGLANRLLCIEAWPSDSYRIAFTIALLLMQYILPLACLTVSHTSVCRSIGARLSNKENKLEEKEMINLTLHPSKSTGTQVQPSRYSRWSCAFGRRHHRRYSRKTSSVMPAISRHHQDTHSRDLPETSDTEKSQLFSSSKFIPGIPICFEMKPEENTEIQNMITVSQSIIRIKTRSRRVFCRLTVLILVFGFSWMPLHLFHIVTDFNATLISNRHFKLVYCICHLLGMMSCCLNPILYGFLNNSIKADLMSLIPCCQIP; encoded by the coding sequence ATGGATTTAGGATTCAAAGACCGTAACAACAGGACACACACCAAGAACACCTCTGCTGCAACAAAGAATTTTTCTGCCTGGGAAGACTATAGGAGTAGTGTTGATGATATGCAGTACTTTCTTATTGGGCTGTACACACTTATAAGTCTGGCTGGCTTTGTGGGAAATCTGCTTATACTAACAGCCCTACTTAAGTGCAAGCAGAAGACAGTAATAAACATTCTCATTGGAAACTTGGCCTTTTCTGACATCTTGGTTGTGCTGTTTTGTTCACCTTTCACGCTGACATCCGTCCTGCTTGACCAATGGATGTTTGGCACTGTCATGTGCCATGTAATGCCCTTCCTCCAGTGTGCGTCAGTCCTAGTTTCAACTTTGATGTTAATATCTATTGCTGCAGTCAGGTACCGTATGATAAAGTATCCCCTCTCTAGCAATCTCACAGCAAAACAAGGCTATTTCTTAATAGTGATCATTTGGGCCTTTGGCTTCACAATTTGCTCCCCTCTGCCAGTTTTTCATAAAACTGTGGACCTCAGCAAAACTCTCAATTTAGAGGGACTGGCGAACAGGCTGTTGTGCATCGAGGCGTGGCCTTCCGATTCCTACAGGATCGCCTTCACGATAGCTTTGCTGCTTATGCAGTACATCCTGCCGCTGGCGTGCCTGACCGTCAGTCACACCAGTGTCTGCAGGAGCATAGGTGCTAGGCTGTCAAACAAGGAGAACAAGCTTGAAGAAAAGGAGATGATAAACCTAACTCTTCATCCCTCTAAGAGCACTGGCACGCAGGTTCAGCCCTCCAGATATTCCAGGTGGAGCTGTGCCTTTGGCAGAAGGCACCACAGAAGATATAGTAGAAAGACTTCAAGTGTGATGCCAGCTATTTCAAGGCATCATCAGGATACTCATTCCAGAGATCTCCCAGAAACCTCTGACACAGAAAAAAGCCAGCTCTTTTCCTCCAGTAAATTCATCCCTGGGATCCCTATCTGTTTTGAAATGaaaccagaagaaaatacagagatCCAGAACATGATTACAGTATCCCAGTCCATCATCAGAATTAAGACAAGATCAAGGAGAGTTTTTTGCAGACTGACAGTGCTAATACTAGTTTTTGGCTTCAGTTGGATGCCTCTTCACCTTTTCCACATTGTGACAGATTTTAATGCCACTCTAATTTCCAACAGGCACTTTAAATTAGTATATTGCATATGCCATTTGTTGGGTATGATGTCCTGCTGCTTGAATCCCATTCTCTATGGGTTTCTTAACAACAGCATAAAAGCTGATTTAATGTCCCTTATTCCGTGCTGCCAAATACCATGA